The Plasmodium brasilianum strain Bolivian I chromosome 14, whole genome shotgun sequence genome contains a region encoding:
- a CDS encoding geranylgeranyl transferase type-2 subunit beta: protein MGYNMYGLLNEELDLNLHEKYFLNTITEKLGKTYNESRSSNKYESLFLSGVFWVLSGLSIINKDRRNLNEVLDNNIIELIYILVMQCLEKKKIKEKYIYNLKKEKYLLSNEDVHNIINTSKYDNNFDKKSYTKRKKLERTRIIHDSTEKNCSEKVKNINNIDIDSEENSSKMREPKHSKLINDGEETTSKKRPFSKINVKLNKSMNNLSCSEKKKKKKIYPNVISTLSAIQILFLLNKTSEDDISTKILLEIYNFIYFIFDADRGFFYFSLNSLRYRFDGDMRFMFCSLAILYFIKLLLKKRNINIHIYKYKEKCTQWISSCFNIDGGFSSLPGSESHAGTTFCAISSLNLLKGKSYENYFLENRLLKRRLIRWLCDRYENFGINGRVGKDHDVCYAWWVLGSLVSLKTNLSELFNVNILINFILKCQDRNNGGFSRVEQNENNFKKENFNYYQEEQLTYKETDPFHTFFSLCALSLIYYNVNYYKKKAKRKCVLYDNAVFPQYFEHVLRRLKHIHESFAMPIDMIKSPL from the exons ATGGGTTATAACATGTACGGACTTTTAAACGAGGAACTTGACCTAAACCTGCATGagaaatattttctaaacACGATAACTGAAAAATTaggaaaaacatataatgaGAGTAGATCATCTAACAAATACGAGTCCCTGTTTCTGAGTGGTGTTTTTTGGGTACTTAGCGGCCTTTCAATAATAAACAAAGATAGAAGAAATTTGAACGAAGTATTAGATAACAACATAATAGagttaatatacatattagtTATGCAAtgtttggaaaaaaaaaaaattaaggaaaaatatatttacaatttaaaaaaagaaaagtatcTTTTATCAAATGAAGatgttcataatataattaatacatctaaatatgataacaattttgataaaaaaagttatacaaaaagaaaaaaattggaaCGCACAAGAATTATCCATGATTCTACggaaaaaaattgttctgagaaagtaaaaaatattaataatattgataTAGATAGTGAAGAAAATAGCAGCAAAATGAGAGAACCTAAACACTCTAAGTTGATCAATGACGGTGAAGAAACAACGTCTAAAAAAAGACCCTTTAGCaaaattaatgtaaaattaaataaatcaaTGAATAACTTGTCttgttcagaaaaaaaaaaaaaaaaaaaaatttatc CAAATGTAATATCCACATTAAGTGCTATTCAGATTTTGtttctattaaataaaacCAGTGAAGATGACATAAGTACGAAAATTTTGTTAgagatatataattttatatattttattttcgaTGCTGACAGAggatttttttatttttctttgaaTAGTTTACGATATCGTTTTGATGGTGATATGCGTTTCATGTTTTGTTCATTagctattttatattttataaaacttttattgaagaaaaggaatataaatatacatatatacaaatataaggAGAAATGTACACAATGGATTTCAAGCTGTTTTAACATAGATGGAGGGTTTTCAAGCCTTCCAGGGTCAGAATCTCATGCAGGAACGACATTTTGTGCAATTAGTTCTTTAAACTTGTTGAAGGGAAAAagttatgaaaattattttttagagAACAGACTATTAAAAAGGAGATTAATTAG atGGCTATGTGATagatatgaaaattttggCATTAATGGAAGAGTAGGAAAAGATCATGATGTTTGTTATGCATGGTGGGTTTTGGGTAGTTTAGTTTCTTTGAAAACTAATTTAAGTGAACTATTTAAtgtgaatattttaataaattttattttgaaatgtCAGGATAGAAATAATGGTGGATTTTCAAGAGtagaacaaaatgaaaataattttaagaaagaaaattttaattattaccAAGAGGAACAATTAACATACAAAGAAACGGACCCATTCCACACCTTCTTTTCCTTATGCGCCTTAtcacttatatattataatgttaATTATTACAAGAAGAAAGCAAAGCGAAAATGTGTACTCTATGATAATGCAGTGTTTCCTCAATATTTCGAACACGTTCTGCGAAGGCTAAAACACATACACGAATCTTTTGCAATGCCCATAGATATGATAAAGAGTCCCCTTTAA
- a CDS encoding ER membrane protein complex subunit 6, with protein METKENTIKNKEVNLKTSLDLKLADDNQYNENIIKHNKNSLILSKQFYGIIGGITVGILGVQGIYGFLLFSIFTLIGTLMTFFHIRTSFKSFFLKKSDIFVGDFFSGLIVT; from the coding sequence atggAAACAAAGGAAAACACCATTAAAAACAAGGAAGTTAATTTAAAAACTAGTTTGGACTTAAAATTAGCAGACGACAATCAGTATAATGagaatataattaaacataataaaaattcattgATTCTGAGTAAACAATTTTATGGGATAATTGGTGGAATTACAGTTGGAATTTTGGGAGTTCAAGGTATTTATGGTTTTCTCTtgttttctatatttacTCTAATAGGTACACTAATGACCTTCTTTCATATTAGGACTAGTTttaaatccttttttttgaaaaagtcAGATATCTTTGTCGGTGATTTCTTTAGTGGATTAATAGTAACATAA
- a CDS encoding hypothetical protein (conserved Plasmodium protein): MLRMHLVSLFILFYLPFIIKCFATNSYNKNAVHDCSSLFCSYDKLTNIYENSKFILAELENILYDVRDERNLNKSEHEYNKKLDLEIKFSTNEDYEDLSHISSDKEYENESRYREPVPYITISRMDEDDFENSVLNDYASNSENAVNRPLTNEEEMDIVFSRIRELEEQQKRFKEENRSAEKK; encoded by the exons atgttaagAATGCACTTAGTATCTttgtttattcttttctaCCTTCCGTTCATCATAAAATGTTTTGCTACTAATTCTTATAACAAGAATGCCGTACATGATTGTTCTAGTCTTTTTTGCTCGTATGATAAactaacaaatatatacgaAAATTCCAAATTTATCTTAGCagaattagaaaatataCTATATGATGTGAGGGACGAAAGAAACTTAAATAAGTCAg AACATGagtacaataaaaaattagaccttgaaattaaattttctacCAATGAGGATTATGAGGATTTGTCACATATATCCTCAGATaaagaatatgaaaatgaaagtAGATATAGGGAACCTGTTCCTTATATAACTATTAGTAGAATGGATGAAG ATGATTTTGAAAATTCCgtatta AATGATTATGCTAGTAACTCGGAAAATGCAGTGAATAGACCCTTAACAAACGAAGAGGAAATGGATATTGTTTTCTCGAGAATACGAGAA CTTGAAGAGCAACAAAAACGTTTTAAGGAGGAAAATAGGTCCgcggaaaaaaaatga
- a CDS encoding adrenodoxin-type ferredoxin, whose translation MITKFSFLRKNNTLKRVLFNKIENNYIYFKFIKTFTTQNFDEINVTFVSQDNYEKTVKAKVGDSILKVAHENKINMEGACEGFCACSTCHVIIEEKFYDLLPEALDNEIDMLELAPCITETSRLGCQVKLTKELDGMKVMLPPMTRNFYVDGYVPTPH comes from the exons ATGATTACAA AGTTTAGTTTTctcagaaaaaataatacactAAAAAGggttttatttaataagattgaaaataattatatttattttaaatttatcaaaACTTTCACGACACAAAATTTTGATGAAAT TAATGTAACATTTGTAAGTCAAGacaattatgaaaaaacagTCAAAGCAAAAGTAGGAGATAGTATATTAAAAGTTGCtcatgaaaataaaataaatatggagG GTGCTTGTGAAGGTTTTTGTGCATGCTCTACTTGTCATGTAATAATTGAAGAAAAGTTTTATGACCTTCTGCCGGAAGCTTTAGATAACGAAATTGATATGTTGGAGTTAGCTCCTTGTATAACTGAAAC tTCTAGATTAGGTTGTCAAGTTAAGCTAACAAAAGAACTAGATGGAATGAAAGTAATGTTACCGCCTATGAcaagaaatttttatgtagATGGTTATGTGCCTACTCcacattaa
- a CDS encoding hypothetical protein (conserved Plasmodium protein), producing MIGKIFDNAFRIRTYNRFVCFIIGGAFTYSLANPDIDTVYEFFPIFKQNKYAYLTFLEVNENHSKVFEEKLKDLCRFCQKQPGYLYTKIIKRKNNLDNLSKYIIVSTWLKSENYLLACNRMYGQILINNIQSYANYNSYLYRIVVDDSDYLPPLRLTDLNSLKSIPQSLKPIKPTRFQQMRARIEVTTAEKMKVDIGDWLINITYKIPSNNTEKIKSIDIYSMTFPNTELEEFKEYLLED from the exons atgataggAAAAATATTCGATAATGCCTTTCGAATACGTACTTACAATAGATTTGTTTGTTTCATTATTGGAGGAGCATTTACATATAGTCTAGCAAATCCTGATATAGATACAGTATATGAATTTTTCCctatttttaaacaaaataaatacgcatatttaacatttttagaAGTCAATGAAAATCATAGCAAAGTATTCGAAGAAAAGCTTAAGGACCTATGTAGATTTTGTCAAAAGCAACCAGGTTATTTatacacaaaaataattaaaagaaaaaataacttAGACAATTTAAGTAAGTATATTATTGTTTCTACTTGGttaaaaagtgaaaattACCTATTAGCATGTAATAGAATGTATGgacaaatattaattaacaATATTCAAAGTTATGCGAACTACAATTCCTACTTATATAGAATTGTTGTGGATGATTCGGATTACTTGCCCCCTTT aAGATTAACGGACTTAAATAGCTTGAAAAGCATACCGCAAAGTTTAAAGCCAATAAAACCa aCAAGATTTCAACAAATGAGAGCACGCATTGAAGTCACCACAGctgaaaaa ATGAAAGTTGATATAGGTGATTGGcttattaatataacatacaAAATACCAAGTAataatacagaaaaaatCAAAAGTATCGATATATACTCAATGACCTTCCCCAATACGGAGTTGGAAGAATTTAAAGAGTATCTGTTAGAAGATTAA
- a CDS encoding thioredoxin peroxidase 2: MKILNKLYNNAFRTSRRAFSLVTKNAHDFSAQGLNKNNEIINVQLSSFFGQKYCCLLFYPLNYTFVCPTEIIEFNKHIKSFEDRNVELLGISVDSVYSHLAWKNMPIEKGGIGNVNFTLISDINKDISKNYNVLYENSFALRGLFLIDLNGKIRHKTVNDLSIGRNVNEVLRIIDSIIHVDNSGDVCPINWKKGDKSFKPNNESLLNYLNEG, encoded by the coding sequence ATGAAGATCTTAAACaagttatataataatgcgTTCAGAACATCAAGGAGAGCCTTTTCTTTAGTAACAAAAAATGCCCACGATTTTAGCGCCCAAGGATTAAACaagaataatgaaattataaatgtacaatTGTCATCATTTTTTGGTCAGAAATATtgttgtttattattttatcccTTAAATTATACGTTTGTGTGTCCAACGGAAATAATAGAATtcaataaacatataaaatctTTTGAAGATAGAAACGTGGAGTTATTAGGAATATCAGTAGATTCTGTTTATAGTCATTTGGCATGGAAAAATATGCCAATTGAAAAAGGGGGCATAGGGAATGTCAATTTTACCCTAATATctgatataaataaagatatttcaaaaaattataatgtacTATACGAAAATTCTTTTGCCTTAAGAggtctttttttaatagatttaaatggaaaaattagGCATAAAACTGTGAACGACTTATCAATTGGGAGAAATGTAAATGAAGTCTTAAGAATAATAGATTCTATAATCCATGTTGATAATAGTGGAGATGTGTGTCCAATCAACTGGAAAAAAGGAGATAAATCATTTAAACCGAACAATGAATCTTTgttgaattatttaaatgagggataa